A single region of the Lotus japonicus ecotype B-129 chromosome 4, LjGifu_v1.2 genome encodes:
- the LOC130713864 gene encoding peroxisome biogenesis protein 3-2-like, producing MLSVRDFWRRHRRKLYLTAGVFGGGYFLYKLYDTHRQRLHALERELQLQRESEELIKAQIQAHFENIQRISDTITLPHAMHNLSCRIAQELDLSHLLERLIQGKGQPTTLTQSEKLDLWGKLKILSFTRMALSIWATILLSLYTKVQVNILGRHLYIDTARNLGISNSMESGDVVDREDQQKFLGTADFLSQHGMPALISDMEAATKEVIKGKQLSSLFNNTTLHETIMQILDTFMSMGSPHSWIKYMMPEDVRSHSITAGNDETVPYDVTEFEQLMVEVRAVLSSAEFGSIVEIALKVVVDKLVELMGAKFGGNLTTGLPLARVLPQVAQMCPFLLEEPSKNQFIQVIKNMQEVELFFTLLYANMPSA from the exons ATGCTTTCTGTCAG GGATTTTTGGAGGCGCCATAGGAGGAAGCTTTATCTTACAGCTGGTGTTTTTGGTGGTGGCTATTTTTTGTATAAGCTTTATGATACTCACAGGCAAAGGCTCCATGCACTTGAGAGGGAACTCCAACTTCAGAGGGAAAGTGAGGAGCTTATCAAGGCTCA GATACAAGCTCACTTTGAGAATATTCAGAGAATTTCTGATACCATTACATTGCCTCATGCTATGCACAACTTGAGTTGCCGGATAGCACAAGAGTTGGATCTTTCTCACCTTCTCGAGAGGCTAATACAAGGAAAGGGTCAGCCAACCACCTTAACACAATCAGAGAAACTAGATTTATGGGGAAAACTCAAAATTTTAA GTTTTACACGAATGGCATTGTCAATATGGGCAACAATACTGCTTAGCTTATATACAAAAGTTCAAGTCAATATACTAGGAAGGCATCTATACATTGATACTGCACGGAACCTTGGAATATCTAATTCAATG GAAAGCGGAGATGTGGTTGATAGGGAGGACCAGCAGAAATTTCTAGGAACTGctgattttctctctcaacatggTATGCCTGCCTTGATTTCTGACATGGAGGCAGCAACGAAAGAAGTTATCAAAGG AAAGCAATTGAGCAGTTTATTCAACAACACAACACTTCATGAAACTATCATGCAGATTCTCGACACCTTCATGAGTATGGGGAGTCCACATTCCTGGATAAAGTATATGATGCCTGAGGATGTTAGATCACACTCTATTACCGCTGGCAATGATGAAACAGTTCCATATGATGTGACTGAATTTGAACAACTTATGGTGGAAGTGCGTGCAGTATTGTCAAg CGCTGAATTTGGGAGCATTGTAGAGATAGCTCTGAAAGTTGTGGTGGATAAACTGGTGGAGCTCATGGGGGCTAAATTTGGAGGGAATTTAACCACAGGCTTGCCGCTGGCCAGAGTATTGCCTCAAGTTGCACAGATGTGTCCTTTCCTCCTTGAAGAACCCAGCAAGAATCAGTTCATCCAAGTTATTAAAAATATGCAAGAGGTTGAACTTTTTTTCACTCTCCTCTATGCAAACATGCCAAGTGCATAG
- the LOC130715670 gene encoding guanine nucleotide-binding protein subunit beta-like protein, producing MAEGLVLRGTMRAHTDQVTAIATPIDNSDMIVTASRDKSIILWHLTKEDKTYGVPRRRLTGHSHFVQDVVLSSDGQFALSGSWDGELRLWDLAAGTSARRFVGHTKDVLSVAFSIDNRQIVSASRDRTIKLWNTLGECKYTIQDNDAHSDWVSCVRFSPSTLQPTIVSASWDRTVKVWNLTNCKLRNTLAGHSGYVNTVAVSPDGSLCASGGKDGVILLWDLAEGKRLYSLDAGSIIHALCFSPNRYWLCAATETSIKIWDLESKSIVEDLKVDLKTEADATTGGNTNKKKVIYCTSLNWSADGSTLFSGYTDGVIRVWAIGRY from the exons atggcTGAGGGTCTTGTTCTCCGCGGCACCATGCGCGCTCACACCGATCAGGTCACCGCCATTGCCACCCCGATCGACAATTCCGACATGATCGTCACCGCCTCCCGTGACAAATCCATCATCCTCTGGCACCTTACCAAGGAGGACAAGACCTACGGTGTCCCCCGCCGCCGCCTCACCGGTCACTCCCACTTTGTTCAGGACGTTGTCCTCTCATCTGATGGCCAGTTCGCCCTCTCCGGCTCATGGGACGGTGAGCTCCGCCTCTGGGACCTTGCTGCCGGCACCTCCGCCCGCCGCTTCGTCGGTCACACCAAGGACGTCCTCTCCGTCGCTTTCTCCATTGACAACCGTCAGATCGTGTCCGCCTCCCGCGACCGCACCATCAAGCTGTGGAACACCCTCGGTGAGTGCAAGTACACCATTCAGGACAACGACGCTCACTCCGATTGGGTCAGCTGTGTGAGATTCAGCCCCAGCACCCTTCAGCCAACCATCGTTTCCGCTTCCTGGGACCGAACCGTCAAGGTGTGGAACTTGACCAACTGCAAGCTGAGAAACACCCTTGCTGGACACTCTGGATATGTCAACACCGTTGCTGTTTCCCCTGATGGTTCCCTCTGCGCCAGTGGTGGCAAAGATGGAGTCATCCTTCTCTGGGATTTGGCTGAGGGTAAGAGGCTTTACTCTCTTGATGCTGGTTCTATCATCCATGCCCTCTGCTTTAGTCCCAACAGGTACTGGCTCTGCGCTGCCACTGAGACCAGCATTAAGATCTGGGATTTGGAGAGCAAGAGCATCGTTGAGGATTTGAAGGTGGACTTGAAGACTGAAGCTGATGCTACCACTGGTGGTAACACCAACAAGAAGAAG GTTATCTACTGCACCAGCTTGAACTGGAGTGCAGATGGAAGCACTTTGTTCAGTGGCTATACTGATGGAGTGATCAGAGTTTGGGCTATTGGTCGTTATTAG